From a single Candidatus Defluviilinea gracilis genomic region:
- a CDS encoding GNAT family N-acetyltransferase, with translation MQKIVEAHRGQFTISTDHSRLDVDAICEFLARAYWAKGRPRERTERALENSLVFGLYDGEKQIGLARVVTDYAIFAYLCDVFIHEEYRARGLGKWLMETVHSHPDLQGLRRWTLATRDAHGLYKQFGWDALGNAENWMEIFRPFAGEGRD, from the coding sequence ATGCAGAAAATAGTTGAGGCGCATCGCGGACAATTCACGATCAGCACCGATCATTCACGCCTCGATGTAGATGCCATCTGCGAATTTCTCGCACGCGCCTACTGGGCAAAGGGACGTCCGCGCGAACGGACAGAACGCGCGTTGGAAAATTCATTGGTGTTCGGCTTATATGACGGCGAAAAACAAATTGGTCTCGCGCGCGTCGTCACGGATTACGCGATCTTCGCGTATCTCTGCGATGTGTTCATCCACGAAGAGTACCGCGCGCGCGGACTTGGCAAGTGGTTGATGGAAACTGTCCACAGCCACCCTGATCTGCAAGGTCTGCGCCGCTGGACTCTCGCCACACGCGACGCGCACGGGTTATACAAACAATTCGGCTGGGATGCGCTGGGCAACGCTGAAAATTGGATGGAAATTTTTCGTCCGTTCGCGGGAGAGGGAAGAGATTAG
- a CDS encoding FAD-dependent oxidoreductase: MKHYKYLIIGGGIAGDAATRGIRELDADGSIGLISAEPDAPYMRPNLSKGLWKGRPLEKIWRKTEERAELLLGRTVTGLDTTKKIVNDNKGGEYTYDKLLIATGGSPIRLPFGLVDISYFRDLQDYQRLRKMADEKNRFVVIGGGFIGSEIAAALTMVGKQVTMIFLEDAIGGRVFPSDLAQRLNEYYREKGVDVIANDSVASIQMDGDRLTVQTGSGRAIEADGVVAGIGIRPNVSLAQEAGLNVENGIVVNENLQTSAPDVYAAGDAVNFFHTALEKRARLEHEDNAVAMGKLAGRNMAGAGETYNHIPMFYSDLFDLGYEAVGEMNSEMETVADWNEPFKKGVIYYLADGRVRGVLLWNVWKKLGEARALIADQGPFKAEELKGRIKSE, translated from the coding sequence ATGAAACACTACAAATACTTGATTATCGGCGGCGGCATAGCTGGCGACGCGGCAACGCGCGGGATCCGCGAATTGGACGCGGACGGTTCAATCGGACTCATCAGCGCGGAGCCCGACGCTCCATACATGCGCCCGAATCTTTCAAAGGGATTATGGAAGGGGCGACCTCTCGAAAAGATCTGGCGCAAGACCGAAGAGCGCGCCGAATTATTGCTGGGGCGCACCGTCACCGGGCTTGACACAACGAAAAAAATAGTCAACGACAACAAGGGAGGCGAATATACCTACGATAAGTTATTAATCGCCACCGGCGGCTCGCCGATCCGTTTGCCGTTCGGCTTGGTCGATATCTCCTACTTCCGCGATCTTCAAGATTATCAGCGTTTGCGCAAAATGGCGGATGAAAAGAATCGCTTCGTTGTCATCGGCGGCGGGTTCATCGGCTCGGAGATCGCCGCCGCGCTCACGATGGTCGGCAAACAAGTGACGATGATCTTCCTCGAAGACGCCATCGGCGGGCGCGTTTTCCCCAGCGACCTCGCACAGCGCCTCAACGAGTATTATCGTGAAAAAGGCGTGGACGTGATCGCAAACGATTCAGTGGCGAGCATTCAAATGGACGGAGACCGCCTCACCGTCCAGACGGGAAGCGGCCGCGCCATTGAAGCAGACGGCGTCGTGGCGGGAATCGGAATCCGCCCGAACGTGTCGCTTGCGCAGGAGGCTGGTCTGAACGTCGAGAACGGAATCGTCGTGAATGAAAATCTGCAAACGTCCGCGCCCGATGTGTACGCGGCGGGCGACGCGGTCAACTTCTTCCACACCGCATTGGAAAAACGCGCCCGCTTGGAGCACGAAGATAATGCCGTAGCGATGGGCAAACTGGCGGGCAGGAACATGGCAGGCGCAGGCGAGACATACAACCATATCCCAATGTTCTATTCGGATCTATTCGATCTTGGATACGAAGCGGTGGGCGAGATGAACAGTGAAATGGAAACTGTCGCCGACTGGAATGAGCCTTTCAAAAAAGGCGTGATCTATTATCTTGCCGATGGACGCGTGCGCGGCGTGTTGTTGTGGAATGTGTGGAAAAAACTTGGCGAAGCCCGCGCGTTGATCGCGGATCAAGGTCCGTTCAAGGCGGAGGAGTTGAAGGGGAGGATCAAAAGCGAATGA
- the ftsZ gene encoding cell division protein FtsZ, translating to MQDNQQQAEAFARIKVIGVGGGGSNAVNRMIDEGIQGVEFIIANTDAQALKNAKAPTRVRLGDKLTRGLGAGGDPEVGRKAAEESADELYKVMQGADMVFVTAGMGGGTGTGAAPVVAQIAKESGALTIGVVTRPFTFEGGRRLSSAEAGIGKFKEHADTLIAIPNDRLLQIADKRASLQDAFRLADDVLHQGIQGISELITIPGLINLDFADVRAIMSEGGAALMAVGTGTGDERAKKAAEDAISSKLLDITIDGARGVLFNVTGGPNMTLFEVNQAAAIIRETAHPDVNMIFGAVIDPNLGDDIRITVIATGFERNAMPRRALERNTRENKRTEPAAFSRPLESVSVHADVQAGEAKSAPLPPVNKDDLDIPTFLRNRR from the coding sequence ATGCAAGACAACCAGCAACAAGCAGAAGCATTCGCCCGCATTAAAGTGATCGGCGTGGGCGGCGGCGGATCGAATGCCGTCAACCGCATGATCGACGAAGGGATTCAAGGCGTTGAATTCATCATTGCGAATACCGACGCGCAAGCGTTGAAGAATGCGAAAGCGCCCACGCGCGTGCGACTTGGCGATAAGTTGACGCGCGGCCTTGGCGCGGGCGGCGACCCGGAAGTGGGACGCAAAGCCGCGGAAGAATCGGCTGATGAGTTATACAAGGTGATGCAAGGCGCGGATATGGTGTTCGTCACCGCGGGTATGGGCGGCGGCACCGGCACCGGCGCGGCGCCGGTTGTGGCGCAAATTGCCAAAGAAAGCGGCGCGCTCACCATCGGCGTTGTGACGCGCCCGTTCACATTCGAAGGCGGGCGTCGTTTATCGTCGGCTGAAGCGGGCATCGGCAAGTTCAAGGAACATGCCGATACCTTGATCGCGATCCCCAACGATCGCTTATTGCAGATCGCCGACAAACGCGCTTCCCTCCAAGACGCCTTCCGCCTCGCGGACGATGTGTTGCATCAAGGCATTCAGGGCATCTCTGAATTGATCACCATCCCCGGTCTCATCAACCTCGATTTTGCCGACGTGCGCGCGATCATGTCCGAAGGCGGCGCCGCTCTCATGGCGGTTGGAACCGGCACAGGCGACGAGCGCGCGAAGAAAGCCGCCGAGGATGCGATCTCATCCAAACTGCTCGACATCACGATCGACGGCGCGCGCGGCGTGCTGTTCAACGTCACCGGCGGTCCGAATATGACTCTCTTCGAGGTGAATCAAGCCGCGGCGATCATCCGCGAAACGGCTCACCCCGATGTGAACATGATCTTCGGCGCGGTCATCGATCCGAACCTGGGCGACGACATCCGCATCACTGTGATCGCGACCGGCTTCGAACGCAATGCGATGCCGCGCCGCGCGCTCGAACGCAACACGCGCGAGAACAAGCGGACGGAGCCGGCGGCGTTCTCACGCCCGCTTGAATCGGTCTCGGTTCATGCCGACGTGCAGGCTGGTGAGGCGAAGTCGGCTCCTCTGCCCCCCGTCAACAAAGACGATCTCGACATCCCGACCTTTTTGCGGAATCGAAGATAA
- the ftsA gene encoding cell division protein FtsA, with translation MEEIVVGIDVGTTKICTLVGRVEEDNPIRIMGVGIEPSDGIRKGVIVDLAAATQAIARSVKKAESTSGLEITSALVSIAGAHVSSVNSRGVSAVNGKTIEQYDLDHAMEQARAVAIPNDREIIHVIQRGFSVDGQDGIRAPKGMHGYRLEVEAHIITASAATVDNLRHCVGAGGVKIQEFVLNPLASGEAVLTEQERQMGVAVCDIGGGTADLAIYVNGDVWHTMVLAVGGNHITQDIAHGLRLPFAQAEDVKKQQGHAVRAEVGLEEYFSVRPFGEDKSVQINRQELAEIIEARVSETFGLILQEIKRSGYDGLLPAGMVLTGGTSALPGINRVASEVLGMPVRSAQPENLSGLVDRLRSPAYSTGVGLLQWALSMQDEDTSIGRDRRRKGESRMGFGYIKKIVGRILP, from the coding sequence ATGGAAGAAATTGTAGTTGGCATCGACGTAGGTACGACAAAAATTTGCACCCTGGTGGGGCGCGTGGAGGAGGACAACCCCATTCGCATCATGGGCGTGGGCATTGAGCCTTCGGATGGAATCCGCAAAGGCGTCATCGTTGACCTCGCCGCCGCGACGCAAGCCATTGCGCGGTCGGTGAAAAAGGCCGAATCGACCTCGGGGTTGGAGATCACCTCGGCGTTGGTGAGCATTGCCGGCGCGCACGTGTCGTCGGTGAACAGCCGCGGCGTATCAGCCGTCAATGGGAAGACGATCGAGCAATACGATCTTGATCACGCCATGGAGCAGGCGCGCGCGGTGGCGATCCCGAACGACCGCGAGATCATCCACGTGATCCAACGCGGATTTTCAGTGGACGGGCAGGATGGCATCCGCGCCCCGAAAGGGATGCACGGGTATCGCCTCGAAGTGGAAGCGCACATCATCACCGCCTCTGCCGCCACAGTGGATAACCTGCGCCATTGCGTGGGCGCAGGCGGCGTAAAGATTCAAGAGTTTGTGTTGAACCCGCTTGCCTCCGGTGAAGCCGTGCTCACCGAACAGGAACGGCAGATGGGGGTGGCGGTTTGCGACATCGGCGGCGGCACGGCGGATTTGGCGATCTACGTCAACGGCGATGTGTGGCATACGATGGTGCTCGCGGTTGGCGGCAATCACATCACCCAGGATATTGCGCATGGTCTGCGGTTGCCGTTTGCGCAAGCCGAGGACGTAAAGAAACAACAGGGTCATGCCGTTCGCGCCGAAGTGGGACTCGAGGAATATTTTTCCGTGCGCCCGTTTGGCGAGGATAAGTCCGTGCAGATCAACCGGCAGGAATTGGCGGAGATCATCGAAGCGCGCGTGTCGGAGACCTTTGGGTTGATCCTGCAAGAGATCAAACGATCGGGGTACGACGGTCTGTTACCGGCGGGCATGGTGTTGACTGGCGGCACATCGGCATTGCCGGGCATCAACCGCGTGGCAAGCGAAGTGTTGGGTATGCCGGTCCGCTCGGCGCAACCGGAGAATCTCTCCGGGCTGGTGGATCGGTTGAGGTCGCCGGCGTATTCCACCGGTGTGGGTTTGTTGCAATGGGCGCTTTCGATGCAGGATGAAGATACAAGCATTGGGCGCGACCGCCGCAGGAAAGGAGAATCACGCATGGGGTTTGGGTATATCAAGAAAATTGTCGGAAGGATTTTACCGTAG
- a CDS encoding FtsQ-type POTRA domain-containing protein: MNNKKYMSRAELVRLRRESEHTKSIERAAREATRPLSAVKPRPKPAPKHNKRRFNIALAMPRVNLRAIHLPTIQFPRLRFNWRTFSLLLVATLGLAAYFSFTRPELRVSEAQVTGNQILTPAELNSVMGVAGQPIFMLTPSELETRLLLNFPEISAVKVNVSLPNLVTAHIVERKPFIRWEQNGAYTWIAEDGVAYRPRGEMVGLVSVVAESAPPAIGGGTDPLAPTPYITVEMVQALKGLASHVPPGAVILYDSVNGFGWNDPRGWRAYFGATASDVELKMRVYETMVNSLTQRGIRPALINVTYPTAPYYRMNQ, translated from the coding sequence ATGAATAACAAAAAATATATGTCCCGAGCCGAACTCGTCCGTTTGAGACGCGAGAGCGAGCATACCAAATCGATCGAACGCGCCGCGCGCGAGGCGACGCGCCCCTTAAGCGCTGTGAAGCCTCGCCCCAAACCCGCGCCGAAACACAACAAGCGGCGATTCAATATCGCGTTAGCCATGCCGCGCGTCAACTTGAGGGCGATTCACCTGCCCACGATCCAGTTTCCACGACTGCGATTTAACTGGCGGACGTTTTCGCTCCTCCTGGTTGCAACACTTGGCTTGGCGGCGTACTTTTCGTTCACCCGCCCTGAGTTGAGGGTTTCGGAGGCGCAGGTGACTGGCAACCAAATCCTGACTCCCGCTGAGCTAAATTCGGTGATGGGCGTTGCGGGTCAACCCATCTTTATGCTGACTCCCTCCGAGTTGGAGACGCGCCTCTTGCTCAATTTTCCCGAGATCTCCGCGGTGAAGGTGAATGTATCCCTGCCGAACCTTGTCACGGCGCATATCGTCGAGCGCAAGCCGTTTATTCGCTGGGAGCAGAATGGCGCGTATACGTGGATCGCCGAGGACGGCGTTGCGTATCGTCCGCGCGGCGAGATGGTGGGACTCGTTTCGGTGGTGGCTGAATCAGCTCCCCCGGCGATCGGAGGCGGGACAGATCCGCTGGCGCCGACTCCGTATATCACGGTCGAGATGGTGCAGGCGTTGAAGGGACTGGCGAGTCACGTCCCGCCTGGCGCGGTGATCCTGTACGATTCGGTCAACGGGTTTGGCTGGAACGATCCCCGAGGCTGGCGCGCTTATTTCGGCGCCACCGCCAGCGATGTGGAACTGAAGATGCGCGTGTATGAAACGATGGTGAATTCATTAACCCAGCGCGGCATCCGCCCGGCGTTGATCAATGTAACCTATCCGACCGCGCCCTATTACCGGATGAATCAGTAA
- a CDS encoding D-alanine--D-alanine ligase, whose translation MKKKLRVAVIFGGRSGEHDVSLMSARSVLSVLDPAKYEVAQIGITREGQWLTGEDVIGKFERNKLEGLDHFVLSPDPSDATRNTYPVVDVFFPLLHGTFGEDGTIQGLFEMADVAYVGAGVTGSSVGMDKGVFKEVMRANDIPIVESVLASRKEIEKNMDAVLEKAEKVGAYPLFTKPANLGSSVGVTKCHNRSDLQEGLMEAASFDRRVLIERGVNDAREIEVSVLGNDEPSASVCGEILPSREFYSYESKYIDGTSGLDIPAKLPADVSEQIRAYAVRAYHLIDCAGMARVDFFVEKDTNKVYLNELNTIPGFTTISMYPKLWEASHLPYATLVDRLIELALERKAERDQTSHTYRSRA comes from the coding sequence ATGAAAAAGAAACTTCGAGTGGCAGTGATCTTTGGCGGACGTTCCGGCGAACATGATGTTTCGCTCATGTCCGCGCGTTCCGTGCTTTCGGTGCTTGACCCCGCCAAGTACGAAGTCGCCCAGATCGGCATCACGCGCGAGGGTCAATGGCTGACGGGCGAGGATGTGATCGGAAAGTTTGAACGCAACAAACTCGAAGGACTCGACCATTTTGTTCTATCGCCTGACCCATCCGACGCAACTCGTAACACGTATCCTGTTGTTGATGTATTCTTTCCCCTCCTGCACGGCACGTTCGGCGAAGACGGCACAATTCAAGGCTTGTTTGAAATGGCAGATGTGGCGTACGTCGGCGCGGGCGTGACCGGCTCCTCTGTCGGCATGGACAAAGGCGTGTTCAAAGAAGTGATGCGCGCGAATGATATTCCCATCGTCGAGTCTGTTCTGGCGTCGCGCAAGGAGATCGAAAAAAATATGGATGCTGTCCTTGAGAAGGCAGAGAAAGTTGGCGCGTATCCATTGTTCACCAAGCCTGCCAACCTAGGTTCCTCGGTGGGCGTGACGAAATGTCATAACCGCTCCGACTTGCAGGAAGGCTTGATGGAAGCCGCGTCGTTCGACCGGCGCGTGCTGATCGAACGCGGCGTGAATGACGCGCGCGAGATCGAGGTCAGCGTGCTGGGCAACGACGAGCCCTCCGCTTCGGTGTGCGGAGAGATTTTGCCGAGCCGCGAGTTTTACTCGTACGAATCGAAATATATCGACGGCACTTCCGGTTTGGATATACCGGCAAAATTGCCTGCGGATGTTTCCGAACAGATCCGCGCTTATGCCGTGCGCGCGTATCACCTGATCGATTGCGCGGGGATGGCGCGCGTGGATTTTTTTGTGGAGAAAGATACGAACAAGGTTTATCTCAACGAGTTGAATACCATTCCCGGTTTCACCACGATCAGTATGTACCCGAAGCTGTGGGAAGCCTCGCACCTCCCTTATGCAACACTCGTCGACCGGTTGATCGAACTGGCGCTCGAGCGCAAAGCAGAACGAGACCAAACATCGCATACGTATCGGAGCCGCGCATGA
- the murB gene encoding UDP-N-acetylmuramate dehydrogenase: MVALARPVDLLIAKFGEMVKENAPLAPFTSARIGGPADLFVTVDSVAALARVVKFLWKNELPFIVIGGGSNILVSDKGVRGVVVMNRAKKVTFHPGDQPSVTAESGVVFSNLANRCASKGLGGIEWAAAVPGTIGGAVYGNAGAFGGDVAGSLLSTELLTENGRERFSVEQMGYGYRASVLKRGELKAIVLSAELSLANSTKEDATVKIQQFSAHRKTTQPPGASMGSMFKNPPGDYAGRLIEASGLKGTRVGNAEISPVHGNFFVNHGATRAEDIRKLVQLAQKTVKEKQGIDLELEIEMVGEW; the protein is encoded by the coding sequence ATGGTTGCCCTAGCCCGCCCCGTTGACCTGCTCATCGCCAAGTTCGGCGAGATGGTGAAAGAGAATGCGCCTCTTGCGCCGTTTACCTCTGCGCGCATCGGCGGTCCTGCCGACCTGTTCGTCACTGTCGATTCGGTTGCCGCGTTGGCGCGGGTTGTGAAATTTCTATGGAAGAACGAACTGCCGTTCATCGTCATCGGCGGTGGCTCGAACATCCTCGTCAGCGATAAGGGTGTTCGTGGGGTGGTGGTGATGAACCGGGCAAAGAAAGTTACTTTTCACCCCGGCGACCAGCCCTCGGTCACTGCCGAATCGGGTGTGGTGTTCAGCAACCTTGCCAACCGGTGCGCCTCGAAGGGACTCGGCGGCATCGAATGGGCGGCGGCGGTCCCCGGCACCATCGGCGGCGCGGTGTATGGCAATGCGGGCGCGTTCGGCGGAGATGTGGCTGGTAGTTTGCTCTCTACCGAACTGCTGACCGAAAACGGACGCGAACGGTTTTCCGTCGAACAAATGGGATATGGCTATCGCGCCAGTGTTTTGAAACGCGGCGAGTTGAAAGCCATCGTGCTGTCGGCGGAGTTGAGTCTGGCGAATTCGACCAAAGAAGATGCGACGGTCAAGATTCAACAATTTAGCGCGCATCGTAAAACGACCCAGCCGCCGGGCGCGAGCATGGGGTCGATGTTCAAAAACCCGCCCGGCGATTATGCGGGCCGCCTGATCGAAGCCTCGGGCTTGAAGGGGACCCGCGTCGGTAACGCGGAGATCAGCCCGGTGCATGGAAACTTCTTCGTCAATCATGGCGCGACGCGGGCGGAGGATATCCGCAAGCTGGTTCAACTCGCGCAGAAGACGGTGAAAGAGAAGCAAGGCATCGACCTGGAGTTGGAGATCGAGATGGTTGGCGAGTGGTGA
- the murC gene encoding UDP-N-acetylmuramate--L-alanine ligase, producing MTHVHFIGIGGSGLSAIARLLLESGYAVSGSDRALTPFAEEVRKAGATVYVGHHARNVAEADWVVRSSAIPDDNPEVQAALQKNIPVYKRADFLGELMADKTGIAIAGTHGKTTTTAMTAWVLTELKRDPSFIIGSVSKNLGVNARAGKGNLFVIEADEYDNMFLGLKPQIEVITNLEHDHPDFFPTFEAMTQSFETFINLLPADGALIVCVEDAGAMSLIPSARKAGKNVIAYGARMDNTISAPHWVMARDVKPNQRGGFDFVASSNLKSAGLESVEVSLQAPGEHNVRNALATLAIVDVLGLSREKAAKALSKFTGTGRRFELRGEANGVSVYDDYAHHPTEIKATLAGARARYPERRIWAVWQPHTYSRAQALHLEFSRAFKDADEVIVTEVYAAREPKQDFTSAEIVSGMPHPSARYIATLPQATDYLLKNLQPNDVLIVLSAGDADQICAEVLKTLKER from the coding sequence ATGACACACGTCCATTTCATCGGCATTGGGGGCAGCGGACTTTCCGCCATCGCCCGTCTCCTGCTGGAAAGCGGATACGCGGTGAGCGGCTCTGACCGCGCGCTGACTCCGTTTGCCGAAGAGGTGCGCAAGGCCGGCGCGACCGTGTACGTGGGACATCATGCCCGCAATGTGGCGGAAGCCGATTGGGTCGTGCGTTCCTCCGCCATCCCGGATGATAACCCTGAAGTGCAGGCGGCTCTGCAGAAGAATATTCCCGTGTACAAACGCGCGGATTTTCTTGGCGAATTGATGGCAGATAAGACCGGTATTGCCATTGCCGGCACGCATGGCAAAACCACCACCACCGCCATGACCGCCTGGGTATTGACCGAACTCAAGCGCGACCCCTCATTCATTATTGGCAGTGTGTCGAAAAACCTCGGCGTCAACGCCCGCGCCGGAAAAGGCAATTTATTCGTCATTGAAGCCGATGAATACGACAACATGTTCCTCGGTTTGAAACCGCAGATCGAAGTGATCACCAACCTCGAGCACGACCATCCCGATTTCTTCCCAACCTTCGAGGCGATGACACAATCCTTCGAAACCTTTATCAACCTTCTCCCAGCCGACGGCGCCCTGATCGTCTGCGTGGAAGATGCCGGCGCAATGTCGCTCATCCCCTCTGCGCGTAAAGCCGGCAAAAACGTCATTGCCTATGGCGCGCGCATGGATAACACCATCAGCGCGCCGCATTGGGTGATGGCGCGCGATGTGAAGCCCAACCAACGCGGCGGCTTCGACTTCGTCGCCTCCTCCAACTTGAAGAGCGCCGGGCTCGAATCGGTGGAGGTGTCGTTGCAGGCACCGGGCGAGCACAACGTCCGCAATGCCCTGGCAACTCTGGCGATCGTGGATGTGCTGGGACTTTCGCGCGAAAAAGCCGCAAAGGCATTGAGCAAATTCACAGGAACCGGACGCAGGTTCGAGTTGAGAGGCGAAGCGAACGGCGTCAGCGTGTACGACGACTACGCCCATCATCCCACCGAAATCAAAGCCACGCTGGCAGGGGCGCGGGCGCGTTATCCCGAACGCCGCATCTGGGCGGTCTGGCAACCGCACACGTATTCGCGCGCGCAGGCGTTACATCTCGAATTTTCGCGCGCCTTCAAAGATGCCGATGAAGTCATCGTCACCGAAGTGTACGCGGCGCGCGAACCGAAACAGGATTTCACCTCGGCGGAGATCGTTAGCGGTATGCCGCATCCCTCGGCGCGTTACATCGCCACGCTCCCGCAAGCGACCGATTATTTATTGAAGAATTTGCAACCCAACGACGTGTTGATCGTGCTATCGGCTGGCGATGCCGACCAGATCTGCGCGGAAGTTTTGAAAACCCTGAAGGAGAGATGA
- a CDS encoding CvpA family protein produces MSIDIVFWMYVLLFGFIGGMRGWAKELLVTFSAILALAINHVLRKYVPLVAGMQDSDINLFWARIIVLTVLVYFGYQTVVSIQHLASRAVRERFQDTVIGVLLGGVNGYFIAGSVLFYLDKAKYPFSQIVAAPTDPNLLTKINNMMLYMPPGLLGDPGIYFAIILAFVFIIVVYI; encoded by the coding sequence ATGAGCATCGATATTGTTTTTTGGATGTACGTCCTGCTCTTTGGGTTCATTGGAGGAATGCGCGGCTGGGCGAAGGAACTGCTTGTCACATTCAGCGCCATCCTCGCGCTTGCCATCAACCACGTCTTGCGGAAATATGTTCCGCTGGTGGCGGGTATGCAAGATTCTGACATTAACTTGTTTTGGGCGCGTATCATCGTCCTGACCGTGCTGGTCTATTTCGGGTATCAGACCGTGGTCAGCATCCAGCATCTGGCATCGCGCGCGGTGCGCGAGCGCTTTCAAGACACGGTCATCGGCGTCCTGCTCGGCGGCGTGAACGGATATTTCATTGCCGGCAGTGTGCTGTTCTATTTGGACAAGGCGAAATATCCATTTTCACAAATTGTTGCCGCGCCAACCGACCCGAATTTACTGACCAAGATCAACAACATGATGTTGTACATGCCGCCTGGGCTCCTCGGCGATCCGGGCATTTACTTTGCCATCATCCTCGCCTTCGTGTTCATCATCGTTGTCTACATCTAA
- a CDS encoding UDP-N-acetylglucosamine--N-acetylmuramyl-(pentapeptide) pyrophosphoryl-undecaprenol N-acetylglucosamine transferase, with amino-acid sequence MRLLICAGGTGGGVYPALAVHSALTAKVTDVDTLWVGGKGGMEESLVKRQGIAFTSVPAAGLHGVGLTALPGNLLTLGRGVLAARRILREFKPDVMFFTGGYVAAPVAIAGASIPILLYTPDIEPGLALKSLARYADVIAVTTSQSQKFFRKKVRETGYPLRPDLSLWDRLTATRHLGISGEKPVLLAFGGSKGARSINFAVINHLRDLLAKFEVIHLTGDPDWQYVKQMREQLPMELAARYHAMPYLHEMGAAFAAADVALTRAGASVLGEFPLFGLPSILVPYPYAWRYQKVNAEFLAWRGAAVILEDHRLNTELMMTLNVLFENQNKLKSMRAAMFELSHPRAAEKIASALIELAGVKSL; translated from the coding sequence GTGCGGTTATTGATTTGCGCCGGAGGGACGGGAGGCGGAGTGTATCCCGCGCTCGCCGTTCACAGCGCGTTGACGGCTAAAGTCACCGACGTGGACACGCTCTGGGTGGGGGGCAAGGGCGGCATGGAGGAATCTCTGGTAAAACGCCAGGGTATTGCCTTTACCAGCGTCCCTGCCGCCGGTCTGCACGGCGTCGGTCTTACCGCGTTGCCGGGCAATCTGCTCACGCTTGGGCGCGGTGTCCTTGCCGCTCGCCGCATCCTGCGCGAATTTAAACCGGACGTGATGTTCTTCACTGGCGGGTATGTGGCGGCGCCGGTCGCCATCGCCGGGGCGTCGATACCGATCCTGCTCTATACGCCGGATATCGAACCGGGGCTGGCATTAAAGTCCCTTGCCCGCTATGCCGATGTGATTGCCGTGACAACGAGCCAATCGCAAAAGTTCTTTCGCAAGAAGGTGCGCGAAACAGGCTACCCGCTGCGCCCCGACCTTTCGCTGTGGGACCGATTGACAGCGACTCGTCACCTCGGCATCTCCGGCGAAAAGCCCGTACTGTTGGCGTTCGGCGGAAGCAAAGGCGCGCGTTCCATCAACTTTGCCGTGATCAATCACCTGCGCGACCTGCTCGCCAAGTTCGAGGTCATCCATCTCACTGGCGATCCGGACTGGCAATACGTAAAACAAATGCGCGAGCAACTGCCAATGGAACTTGCCGCGCGTTATCATGCCATGCCCTACCTGCATGAAATGGGCGCGGCATTTGCCGCGGCAGATGTGGCGCTGACGCGCGCGGGCGCTTCGGTGTTGGGTGAGTTCCCATTATTCGGGTTGCCTTCCATCCTTGTGCCGTATCCCTATGCGTGGCGTTACCAAAAAGTGAACGCTGAGTTCCTTGCCTGGCGCGGCGCGGCGGTTATTTTGGAAGACCACCGCCTGAACACCGAACTGATGATGACCTTGAACGTTTTATTCGAGAACCAGAATAAGTTGAAATCCATGCGGGCGGCGATGTTTGAATTGTCGCATCCGCGCGCCGCAGAGAAGATCGCCAGCGCGTTAATCGAACTGGCAGGAGTGAAAAGCCTATGA